From one Nematostella vectensis chromosome 7, jaNemVect1.1, whole genome shotgun sequence genomic stretch:
- the LOC116606612 gene encoding uncharacterized protein LOC116606612: protein MPATGESEETPPAPPPAASSFQPGYAFKPPEPVKLAKNGVESWKIWKQLWQHYCIVSNADSHSPQFKKSLLISTMGIEALQIYNGCDPVETDTAKDILTKLDAHILGETNETFERYKFNTRVQKPDESIDSYVASLKTLAETCNFCECLKTSLLRDRVVLGVKDDHTRKRLLQEGKLTLQKALDICHSYEKTSDQLKIISGKEEEVHRLNINKQKTKGASHGQRNKPVGNGKPGGTNPRQAAKCKFCGYSHTLKKEFCKAWGKRCNNCKAPNHFSSCCPSLGGKKQVHTVGDGSDSDSSAEMVCPVISESINSVSSGPLYAEMCLKDGRRVKFQVDCGATVNVINQKYVPQNTQLQESKNTLSMYNKTTLKPVGKCRIITINLTTKKKYNVMFEVVKEDLTPLLSRKAAEQMKLITVNYDNFKQVHVVADGFTELVTEYKAVFDDTAVGCFSGKVNLKVDGNAVPTQSPPRRVPISVKPALEKELHNLVKLGVLKPVTEPTQWCSQISIQKKKNDQLRICLDPRVLNEALQREIYPLPTIDDILPELANAKLFSKFDLAHGYWHCELDEESSYMTTFITVNGRFRWCRLPFGLKVSSEIFQRKLMESLSGLRGVVCVADDILVYGHSEGDHDEKLRYLLDVCARNNIKLNHQKSVFKTTEVEFLGHVVTSEGLKPDMKKVEAILKMENPTDVEGARRVQGMVTYLAKFLPQLSTVMDPIRRLTRQDVEWEWSEEQDHAMKEIKRLVTTAPVLAYYDPDKELVIQCDASSTGLGTVLLQEGKPLCYASRALTATECGYAQIEKECLAIVFSLERFHQYTFGRKTIVHSDHKPLEMIVRKPLHKSPKRLQGMMLRLIQYDIEVVYKKGKEMYIADTLSRAYLPDDTEHKDSFAKINAVGHLRIREERLRQLKKATEMDDTLQTLKSVILKGWPDSRQELPTQVTPYFSYRDELTLHDGLIFKGERVIVPESMRKEIKDHLHISHLGVDTGKLTFLRKLTPLQ, encoded by the exons ATGCCTGCTACTGGCGAATCTGAAGAGACTCCTCCAGCTCCTCCACCTGCAGCATCATCTTTTCAGCCGGGTTATGCCTTTAAACCGCCTGAGCCCGTGAAATTGGCAAAGAATGGAGTTGAAAGTTGGAAAATATGGAAACAGCTGTGGCAGCATTATTGTATCGTCTCTAACGCCGATTCACACTCGCCTCAATTCAAGAAATCTCTCTTGATCTCTACCATGGGAATAGAAGCTTTACAAATCTACAATGGCTGTGACCCTGTAGAAACTGACACTGCTAAAGATATACTAACCAAACTTGATGCTCACATACTTGGTGAAACCAACGAGACCTTCGAGAGGTACAAGTTCAACACTCGAGTCCAGAAACCTGATGAGAGTATTGACAGCTATGTTGCAAGCCTGAAGACATTGGCCGAGACTTGCAATTTCTGTGAGTGCTTGAAAACTTCCTTACTGAGGGATAGAGTGGTACTTGGTGTGAAAGATGATCATACCAGAAAGCGTCTGCTGCAAGAAGGAAAACTCACTCTACAGAAAGCACTTGACATTTGTCACAGTTATGAGAAAACGTCTGATCAACTGAAGATTATTTCTGGAAAGGAAGAGGAGGTACACCGATTGAAtataaacaagcaaaaaacaaaaggaGCTTCACATGGTCAAAGGAACAAGCCAGTCGGTAATGGTAAACCTGGAGGCACGAATCCTCGTCAAGCTGCTAAATGCAAATTTTGTGGCTATTCTCACACTCTAAAGAAGGAATTCTGCAAAGCTTGGGGGAAGAGATGCAATAATTGCAAGGCTCCCAACCATTTCTCGAGTTGCTGTCCAAGTTTGGGAGGCAAGAAACAAGTCCATACTGTTGGTGACGGATCTGACTCCGATTCCTCTGCTGAAATGGTATGCCCAGTCATATCTGAGTCAATTAACTCTGTCTCTAGTGGTCCCTTATATGCTGAGATGTGTCTAAAAGATGGACGGAGAGTCAAATTCCAGGTTGATTGCGGTGCCACAGTCAATGTTATAAATCAGAAATATGTGCCGCAAAACACTCAACTACAAGAATCGAAAAATACACTGAGCATGTACAACAAAACTACTCTTAAACCAGTGGGAAAGTGTCGGATTATCACTATAAATCTGACTACGAAGAAGAAGTATAATGTCATGTTTGAAGTTGTGAAAGAGGATTTAACACCCTTGCTTAGCAGAAAGGCAGCGGAACAGATGAAGCTCATCACGGTCAACTATGATAACTTCAAGCAGGTCCATGTAGTCGCTGATGGATTCACAGAATTAGTGACTGAATACAAAGCTGTATTTGACGACACTGCTGTAGGATGTTTCTCAGGAAAAGTAAATCTCAAGGTTGATGGCAATGCCGTGCCTACTCAAAGTCCACCACGACGAGTACCTATCAGTGTTAAACCTGCACTTGAAAAAGAGTTACACAACCTTGTCAAGCTTGGAGTCCTGAAGCCTGTAACTGAGCCAACTCAATGGTGCTCACAGATCTCTATACAGAAGAAGAAGAATGACCAGCTCAGGATCTGTCTTGACCCAAGAGTCTTGAATGAAGCTCTTCAGAGGGAAATATACCCTCTCCCGACAATTGATGATATCCTGCCTGAGCTCGCCAATGCTAAGCTGTTCAGTAAGTTTGATCTTGCTCATGGTTACTGGCACTGTGAACTTGATGAAGAGAGTAGTTACATGACCACATTCATCACTGTGAATGGCAGATTTCGTTGGTGTCGTCTCCCATTTGGTCTCAAAGTCAGTTCTGAGATATTCCAGCGTAAGCTCATGGAGAGTCTATCAGGTCTTCGTGGAGTGGTCTGTGTGGCTGATGACATTCTAGTTTATGGACATTCTGAGGGTGACCATGATGAGAAATTGAGATATCTACTTGATGTTTGTGCTAGAAATAACATTAAGCTGAATCACCAGAAGAGTGTGTTCAAGACCACTGAAGTTGAGTTCCTTGGTCACGTCGTGACAAGTGAGGGTCTAAAACCTGATATGAAGAAAGTCGAAGCCATTCTTAAAATGGAAAACCCCACTGATGTTGAGGGAGCTCGACGTGTCCAGGGAATGGTAACTTATCTCGCAAAGTTCCTTCCACAACTCTCCACGGTAATGGATCCTATTCGTCGACTCACTAGACAAGATGTGGAATGGGAATGGAGTGAGGAACAGGATCATGCGATGAAAGAAATAAAGAGACTAGTGACTACAGCTCCTGTACTTGCTTATTATGATCCTGACAAAGAACTTGTGATTCAATGTGATGCCTCGAGCACTGGTTTAGGCACTGTTTTACTACAAGAAGGAAAGCCGCTGTGTTATGCCAGTCGTGCCCTTACTGCTACGGAATGCGGGTACGCGCAAATTGAGAAAGAGTGCCTGGCAATTGTGTTCTCGCTGGAACGTTTCCACCAATATACGTTTGGACGGAAAACCATTGTGCATAGTGATCATAAACCACTGGAAATGATTGTACGCAAGCCACTGCACAAGTCCCCAAAGCGTCTTCAAGGTATGATGCTTAGACTTATACAGTATGACATTGAAGTTGTATATAAGAAGGGCAAGGAGATGTACATAGCTGATACTTTATCTCGTGCATACTTGCCTGATGATACTGAACACAAGGATAGTTTTGCTAAGATTAATGCTGTTGGTCACCTAAGAATTAGAGAAGAAAGGCTTAGACAGCTAAAGAAAGCCACTGAAATGGATGATACTCTGCAAACTCTGAAATCAGTCATTCTTAAAGGATGGCCAGACTCGAGACAGGAACTGCCTACTCAGGTTACACCATACTTTTCATATAGAGATGAACTGACCTTACATGATGGATTGATCTTCAAGGGAGAACGAGTCATCGTTCCTGAGAGCATGCGTAAGGAGATCAAAGACCATCTCCACATATCACATCTTGGAG TGGATACTGGGAAGTTGACCTTCTTAAGAAAACTGACTCCCCTGCAGTGA
- the LOC5511836 gene encoding LOW QUALITY PROTEIN: uncharacterized protein LOC5511836 (The sequence of the model RefSeq protein was modified relative to this genomic sequence to represent the inferred CDS: substituted 1 base at 1 genomic stop codon), whose protein sequence is MDGNSNANVQRLLPDTYKFLQDELKASICKGFSLLGEATTPQLTGLLTGKTVEENCAKHEARKGVTFDGTVDPWPFVFKDLKQHGYVTMFIGAFNLRLNGFTNQPTDHYGHYFWWAAPMDAELGVHSNCINAQAQHVIQLKYLRSLITAYPNTPKFXFTFLGSLCHQHLNMVSSGARDIHQFLKSLHSDGLLNDTLLIVMGDHGARFDSIRATLQGKQEERLPFLSMAFPDWFRVKYPKFSSNLAENTQRIISPLDVHATFMHILKYPHNPSKSDLTRGTSLFEHIPESRECIHAGIPDHFCPCVIWKPVPTAHPHVQLGAHLTLHQINKLLTQRNEVKSLCHGLELDQILNAVQELPNKKMVLFNGIKDGAGLGAGTPMFIDDSEEQQSKCNYQIQLRVRPSMALFESSVRLENRRLTLDSDISRVNRYGTQSDCVKQSHPFLRKFCLCRH, encoded by the exons ATGGACGGAAACTCAAACGCAAACGTTCAGCGACTTCTTCCGGACACATACAAATTCCTGCAGGACGAGCTCAAGGCTTCTATATGTAAAGGGTTTTCCCTGCTTGGAGAGGCGACAACGCCTCAACTTACTGGACTTTTAACCGGGAAAACTGTGGAGGAAAACTGCGCGAAGCATGAGGCGAGGAAGGGCGTTACATTTGATGGGACTGTGGATCCTTGGCCATTTGTATTTAAGGATTTGAAGCAGCATGGTTACGTCACAATGTTCATTG GGGCGTTCAACCTTCGCCTGAACGGCTTCACGAATCAGCCAACCGACCACTACGGGCATTACTTCTGGTGGGCGGCGCCCATGGACGCGGAACTCGGCGTCCACTCGAACTGCATTAATGCGCAGGCGCAGCACGTGATTCAGCTCAAGTACCTTCGCAGCCTTATCacggcatacccaaacacgcCCAAATTTTGATTCACATTCTTGGGAAGCCTTTGTCATCAGCATCTTAATATGGTCAGCAGTGGTGCACGGGATATTCACCAGTTTTTGAAGTCTTTGCATTCGGATGGATTATTAAACGATACTCTGCTAATTGTGATGGGGGACCACGGGGCGAGGTTTGATTCGATTCGCGCCACGCTGCAAGGGAAGCAAGAAGAGCGCCTGCCATTCTTATCCATGGCGTTTCCTGATTGGTTCCGCGTAAAGTATCCAAAGTTCAGCTCAAATTTGGCGGAGAACACTCAACGGATTATTTCGCCTCTCGATGTACATGCCACATTCATGCATATACTCAAGTATCCACACAATCCATCGAAATCCGATCTTACGAGAGGTACAAGCCTTTTCGAGCACATCCCTGAAAGCCGTGAATGCATTCACGCCGGGATCCCTGATCATTTTTGTCCGTGCGTGATCTGGAAACCAGTTCCTACTGCGCATCCTCATGTTCAACTTGGCGCGCATCTGACCCTGCaccaaattaacaaactgctgACCCAAAGAAACGAGGTCAAGTCACTCTGTCACGGACTTGAACTTGACCAGATTTTAAATGCTGTGCAGGAATTGCCGAATAAGAAAATGGTACTATTTAATGGAATTAAGGACGGCGCTGGTTTGGGGGCTGGTACTCCAATGTTTATAGACGATTCAGAGGAGCAACAATCTAAGTGTAACTATCAGATTCAGCTCCGTGTTCGGCCTAGTATGGCCCTTTTTGAGTCGAGTGTCCGGTTAGAGAATAGACGCCTGACTCTAGACTCGGACATCAGCAGAGTGAATAGATACGGAACGCAGTCGGATTGTGTCAAACAATCGCATCCGTTTTTACGAAAATTCTGCTTATGCAGGCATTGA